From Vibrio splendidus, a single genomic window includes:
- a CDS encoding GspE/PulE family protein — protein sequence MQIRLRKRLGDLLVEEGIITEAQVEQALAAQKSTGRKLGDALIELGFLSEQQMLSFLSQQLAIPLIDLSRAVVDVEAVQLLPEVHARRLRALVIGRQGDTLRVAMSDPADLFAQESLLGQLGDYALEFVVAQERQLVDGFDRYYRRTKEIASFAEQLHAEHQVNDAFDFDIAGEDSDEVTVVKLINSLFEDAIQVGASDIHIEPDSNVLRLRQRIDGVLHETLLNEVNIASALVLRLKLMANLDISEKRLPQDGRFNIRAKGQSVDIRMSTMPVQHGESVVMRLLNQSAGLRKLEASGIPSDLLVRLRQQLRRPHGMILVTGPTGSGKTTTLYGALSELNEPGKKIITAEDPVEYRLPRVNQVQVNPKINLDFSTILRTFLRQDPDIILIGEMRDHETVEIGLRAALTGHLVLSTLHTNDAVDSALRMMDMGAPGYLVASAVRAVVAQRLVRKVCTDCKVEDELDEPRKQWLSVRFPNQVAVPFMKGRGCQNCNLTGYRGRIGVFEMLELEQDMMDALRANDAVGFAQTARRSKNYKPLLASAMELALQGVVSLDEIMHLGEGDASGATDPIYL from the coding sequence ATGCAAATTAGATTAAGAAAAAGGCTAGGTGATTTGCTCGTCGAAGAGGGAATCATCACTGAGGCCCAAGTTGAACAAGCTCTTGCTGCTCAAAAAAGTACAGGTCGTAAGCTGGGTGATGCGCTGATTGAACTTGGTTTCTTATCAGAACAACAGATGTTGAGTTTCTTGTCCCAGCAACTCGCTATTCCTCTCATTGATTTAAGTCGAGCGGTTGTTGATGTTGAAGCGGTGCAGCTTTTACCTGAAGTACATGCTCGTCGCCTTCGTGCATTGGTGATTGGACGCCAAGGCGATACGTTACGTGTCGCAATGAGTGATCCTGCGGATCTGTTTGCTCAGGAATCATTACTTGGGCAACTAGGTGACTACGCGCTTGAGTTCGTTGTCGCTCAAGAAAGACAATTAGTGGATGGCTTTGATCGCTATTACCGCCGAACCAAAGAAATTGCGTCTTTCGCCGAGCAGCTTCATGCCGAACACCAAGTCAATGACGCCTTTGATTTTGATATTGCTGGTGAAGACAGTGACGAAGTGACGGTCGTTAAGCTGATCAACTCGTTATTTGAAGATGCAATCCAAGTCGGTGCATCTGATATTCATATTGAGCCAGATTCAAACGTATTGCGTCTTCGTCAGCGTATTGATGGCGTGCTGCATGAAACACTGCTGAATGAAGTCAATATTGCCTCTGCACTCGTACTGCGCTTGAAGTTAATGGCAAACCTCGATATCTCAGAGAAGCGTCTTCCTCAAGATGGTCGTTTTAATATTCGAGCCAAAGGCCAGTCGGTTGATATTCGTATGTCGACTATGCCTGTACAGCATGGTGAGTCTGTGGTTATGCGTCTTCTCAACCAATCAGCTGGCCTTCGTAAATTAGAGGCGTCAGGTATACCAAGTGATCTGTTGGTTCGACTTCGTCAACAGTTACGCCGTCCACATGGCATGATCTTGGTCACTGGCCCGACGGGTTCAGGTAAAACAACCACCCTCTATGGTGCGCTAAGCGAATTAAACGAGCCGGGCAAAAAGATTATTACCGCGGAAGATCCGGTGGAATACCGCCTTCCTCGAGTGAACCAAGTTCAGGTAAACCCTAAGATCAATCTCGATTTCTCTACTATCCTCAGAACTTTCCTTCGTCAGGATCCTGATATCATCCTTATTGGTGAGATGCGTGACCACGAAACCGTTGAGATTGGTTTGAGAGCCGCGCTGACGGGCCACTTAGTCTTAAGTACGCTGCATACCAACGATGCAGTAGACAGTGCGCTGCGTATGATGGACATGGGTGCTCCCGGTTATCTCGTGGCAAGTGCCGTGAGAGCGGTGGTGGCACAGCGATTAGTTCGTAAAGTGTGTACTGATTGTAAGGTTGAGGATGAGTTGGATGAACCTCGTAAACAGTGGTTGAGCGTACGTTTCCCTAATCAAGTGGCTGTACCATTCATGAAAGGTCGTGGTTGCCAGAACTGTAACCTAACCGGTTATCGCGGGCGTATTGGTGTATTTGAAATGTTGGAGCTAGAGCAAGACATGATGGATGCCCTCAGAGCGAATGACGCGGTTGGCTTTGCTCAAACGGCAAGGCGGTCTAAAAACTACAAACCGTTGTTGGCTTCTGCGATGGAGTTAGCTTTGCAAGGTGTCGTGAGCCTCGATGAGATCATGCACCTTGGTGAAGGCGATGCTTCCGGTGCCACAGACCCAATTTATCTGTAG
- a CDS encoding prepilin-type N-terminal cleavage/methylation domain-containing protein, with translation MLKNQKGFSLVELVIVIVVVGLLAVAALPRFLDVTDEAKKSSIEGVAGGFATAVLSARAQWEAEARPSEKIGVETYNTVNYDGVDFWLTRSKNSNNVDTDFRDGYPWTLNNDSSTAPQDISDETCSELMENLLQNPPKVGAVSDVASDSNYKYSAQANSGDATCTYIQLEGNTEHQFVYEIKTGRVTVTLQ, from the coding sequence ATGCTTAAAAATCAAAAGGGTTTCTCCCTTGTCGAATTAGTCATCGTCATCGTGGTCGTTGGTTTATTGGCGGTCGCTGCTTTACCCCGCTTCCTCGACGTGACAGATGAGGCTAAAAAATCAAGCATTGAAGGTGTCGCTGGTGGTTTTGCAACCGCTGTTTTGTCGGCAAGAGCACAGTGGGAAGCTGAAGCTAGACCATCTGAGAAGATTGGTGTTGAAACATACAATACTGTAAATTATGATGGTGTTGATTTTTGGTTAACAAGATCAAAGAACAGTAACAATGTCGATACCGATTTTAGAGATGGCTACCCATGGACTCTGAACAACGATTCGAGCACTGCACCACAAGATATTTCAGATGAAACCTGTTCTGAGTTGATGGAAAACTTATTGCAAAATCCCCCTAAAGTAGGTGCGGTTTCAGATGTTGCTAGCGACTCAAATTACAAATATTCAGCGCAAGCGAATTCAGGTGATGCAACGTGTACTTACATTCAGTTAGAAGGTAATACCGAGCACCAATTTGTTTACGAAATTAAAACTGGTCGTGTGACCGTAACTTTGCAGTAA
- the mshL gene encoding pilus (MSHA type) biogenesis protein MshL → MRKLVVAILVSSLVGCSMGHRDPVEIKESLNESINEANSKALRDLPSSVQDDLMPQLNSDAMSPGMETVKRFRIQAKGVEARTFFASLVKGTEYSAAIHPSVAGKLTLNLTDVTLDEVLAVAQDMYGYDIEKRGKVIQIYPAGLRTVTIPVDYLQVKRSGRSLTTITTGTITTSDSNSSSSSSSNSNSSNSSNSSNSSNSTSNGGTEIETTSESDFWPQLEAAVAHLIGSGDGQSVVVTPQASVITVRAYPDEIREVREFLGISQKRLQRQVILEAKIMEVTLSDGYQQGINWTKMFSSNGTNYTIGMGSIVKDAAGAIIPSTLPGMDPIGAALGGQSNLVVSGGSFEAVLSFMGTQGDLNVLSSPRVTAANNQKAVIKVGTDEYYVTDLSSAVGSGDNANVAPEVELTPFFSGISLDVTPQIDDKGSVFLHVHPAVIEVAEEVKELNLGSTTGIVSLPLAKSSIRESDSVIRAQDGDVVVIGGLMKSNTSDITSKVPFLGDIPALGHLFRNTSQLTQKTELVILLKPTIVGVNTWQTELERSRDLLQQWFPDEE, encoded by the coding sequence ATGCGTAAACTTGTAGTAGCAATCCTAGTGTCATCTTTAGTCGGCTGTTCGATGGGACATAGAGATCCCGTTGAGATCAAAGAGTCTTTAAACGAATCAATTAATGAAGCGAATAGCAAAGCGCTTCGTGATCTTCCTTCGTCGGTACAAGATGACCTGATGCCTCAGCTTAATTCGGATGCCATGTCTCCGGGTATGGAAACCGTTAAGCGTTTTCGTATTCAAGCTAAAGGTGTTGAAGCGAGAACCTTTTTTGCTAGCTTGGTAAAAGGCACTGAATACAGCGCGGCTATTCACCCAAGCGTTGCCGGGAAGCTGACTCTAAACCTGACAGATGTGACGTTAGACGAAGTGTTGGCTGTTGCTCAGGATATGTATGGCTACGATATAGAAAAACGCGGCAAAGTTATTCAGATTTATCCTGCTGGTCTACGCACAGTGACGATCCCAGTTGATTACTTACAAGTGAAGCGTTCAGGTCGTTCATTGACGACCATCACCACCGGAACGATCACGACTTCTGACTCTAATTCATCGAGCTCTTCAAGCTCGAACTCAAACTCGTCAAATTCATCCAACTCTTCTAACTCATCGAATTCTACATCGAACGGCGGTACAGAGATTGAAACGACCTCTGAAAGTGATTTCTGGCCACAGCTTGAAGCGGCAGTTGCTCACCTCATTGGTTCTGGTGACGGGCAGAGTGTTGTCGTGACCCCGCAAGCCAGTGTGATTACGGTTCGTGCTTACCCCGACGAAATTCGTGAGGTTCGAGAGTTCTTAGGTATTTCTCAGAAGCGTTTGCAGCGCCAAGTTATCTTGGAAGCCAAAATCATGGAAGTGACCTTAAGTGATGGCTATCAACAAGGCATCAACTGGACCAAGATGTTCTCGTCGAATGGTACTAACTATACGATAGGTATGGGCTCTATTGTTAAAGATGCCGCTGGTGCGATTATCCCAAGTACATTGCCAGGCATGGACCCAATCGGCGCTGCTTTAGGTGGTCAATCTAACCTTGTTGTCTCTGGTGGTAGCTTTGAGGCGGTATTGAGTTTCATGGGTACACAGGGTGACTTGAACGTCCTATCTAGCCCAAGGGTGACTGCTGCGAATAACCAAAAAGCAGTGATAAAAGTGGGTACCGACGAATACTACGTAACTGACTTATCAAGTGCAGTTGGTAGTGGTGATAACGCGAATGTGGCCCCTGAGGTTGAGTTAACCCCATTCTTCTCTGGTATTTCTCTGGATGTGACCCCTCAGATCGATGATAAAGGCAGTGTGTTTTTACATGTTCATCCTGCCGTTATTGAGGTTGCAGAAGAGGTGAAAGAGCTTAACCTTGGTTCAACTACAGGCATTGTTTCACTTCCATTGGCAAAAAGCTCTATTCGTGAATCTGACTCAGTGATTCGTGCGCAAGATGGTGATGTTGTGGTGATTGGTGGGTTAATGAAATCAAACACCAGTGATATCACGTCGAAAGTACCATTCCTTGGCGATATCCCAGCACTCGGTCATTTGTTCCGTAATACCAGTCAGTTGACGCAAAAAACTGAGTTAGTGATCTTACTAAAACCAACGATTGTTGGCGTGAATACTTGGCAAACTGAGTTAGAACGCTCTCGAGATCTGCTGCAGCAGTGGTTCCCTGATGAAGAGTAA
- the pilO gene encoding type 4a pilus biogenesis protein PilO gives MQQWDQLSDKFLALSQREKWLLFVCGFVGLSMLLFTLLVEPAYLDLQAKNAKTMNLTQANQRQQGELLVLQAKLNKDPDKDINREYKKLLVESQDLSLQLSQIVDGLITPSQMSQLLESVLNAGNGLKLESLESLKPEAISNNQETSEYSGYFLHPVRMELTGSYFDISAYLQALESLPVSYYWRTFQYSVEEYPKARLVFEVYTLGTRQEFIGG, from the coding sequence ATGCAGCAGTGGGACCAGCTCAGCGATAAGTTTCTTGCATTAAGTCAGAGAGAAAAATGGCTACTTTTCGTGTGTGGTTTTGTTGGCCTATCCATGCTGTTGTTCACCTTGTTGGTTGAGCCAGCGTATCTCGATTTACAGGCTAAAAATGCTAAGACGATGAATCTGACTCAGGCAAACCAGAGACAGCAAGGTGAGTTGCTCGTTCTTCAAGCTAAGTTAAACAAAGACCCAGACAAAGACATTAATCGAGAGTACAAAAAACTGCTGGTGGAGAGCCAAGATCTGTCACTTCAGCTTTCCCAGATTGTCGATGGACTGATCACGCCTTCTCAAATGTCTCAACTATTGGAGAGTGTTCTTAATGCCGGAAATGGACTTAAGCTCGAATCGCTAGAGTCGTTAAAACCAGAAGCAATTTCGAATAATCAAGAGACCAGTGAATATTCAGGCTACTTTCTTCACCCTGTAAGAATGGAATTAACGGGCAGTTACTTTGATATTTCCGCTTATCTTCAAGCGCTTGAGTCTCTTCCTGTCAGTTATTACTGGCGCACATTTCAGTATTCGGTTGAAGAATATCCTAAAGCTCGACTGGTGTTTGAGGTTTACACACTAGGTACTAGACAGGAGTTTATCGGTGGTTAG
- a CDS encoding ExeA family protein — protein sequence MYQAHFGFEQLPFTLTPNTDLFYGLAPHFEAIQTVISALEMGEGVIKVTGEVGTGKTMVCRMLVNHLNDCTALIYLPNPVLSGVDLRQAVAKELGLTIDNEATLVDNIQHKLIELHNSGLRVVAILDEAQALSDEALETLRLFGNLETEDKKLLQIVLLGQPELDARLEAYHLRQFRQRITFSSTLRPLTLDETVAYIDNRIAKSGGNPELFSLNQKKAICRSSLGIPRLINQLCHKALLLSFSEDKKSIDNQHLFSAMHETYDVCKPKFKTPILWGWN from the coding sequence ATGTATCAAGCTCACTTTGGTTTTGAACAACTGCCATTTACTTTAACGCCGAATACCGATTTATTTTATGGTTTAGCGCCTCATTTCGAAGCGATTCAAACGGTGATCTCGGCGTTAGAAATGGGCGAGGGCGTGATTAAGGTCACCGGAGAGGTTGGTACTGGAAAAACCATGGTTTGTCGGATGTTGGTCAATCACCTAAATGATTGTACTGCTCTTATTTACCTACCAAACCCTGTGCTCTCTGGTGTTGATTTACGCCAAGCCGTTGCTAAAGAGCTGGGTTTGACTATCGATAATGAAGCAACCTTAGTTGATAACATTCAGCATAAGCTCATTGAGTTACACAACTCAGGTTTAAGAGTGGTAGCGATTCTTGATGAGGCTCAAGCTCTATCGGATGAAGCTCTCGAAACATTAAGGTTGTTCGGTAACCTTGAAACTGAAGATAAAAAACTGCTGCAAATTGTTTTATTAGGGCAGCCTGAGTTGGATGCTCGATTAGAGGCTTATCACCTTAGGCAGTTTCGTCAAAGAATCACGTTTAGTTCAACACTGAGGCCGCTGACTCTCGATGAAACGGTGGCGTATATTGATAATCGGATTGCTAAATCTGGTGGTAATCCTGAATTGTTCAGTTTGAATCAAAAAAAGGCGATTTGTCGCTCCTCGTTAGGTATTCCAAGATTGATAAATCAACTATGCCATAAGGCTCTTTTGCTCTCGTTCAGTGAAGATAAGAAAAGTATCGACAACCAGCACCTGTTTTCAGCCATGCATGAAACTTACGATGTATGTAAGCCTAAATTTAAAACGCCAATACTGTGGGGTTGGAATTAA
- a CDS encoding PilW family protein: MKDKGFTLIEMILAIVVSSIVLLGVANFTELGMRGYFGSVERFRLQTEARFVLEKLSREVRHAVPNLFPASVSSGCVSFYPIVDSGFYAISGADINFLVSDTGATSSSLQSMSLVINPTRPHTDINELNNIYPLNNVTPPSVSAAYFSIPNGANTLISESVGKRHYIFDSNNLVEYCFANSNLLTRNGVTISDRVMSENSTLSYQPADVQSNGVVELILEFAENNESTVFEQEIQVINVP, translated from the coding sequence ATGAAGGATAAAGGGTTTACTCTAATAGAGATGATTTTGGCTATAGTCGTATCAAGTATTGTGTTGCTTGGTGTTGCGAATTTTACAGAGCTTGGTATGAGGGGCTACTTTGGTTCCGTAGAGCGTTTTCGACTACAAACGGAAGCTAGGTTTGTATTGGAAAAGCTTTCTCGTGAAGTGAGGCATGCTGTACCTAATTTGTTTCCAGCTTCAGTGAGTAGCGGTTGTGTATCATTCTATCCAATTGTTGATTCAGGTTTTTATGCCATTTCTGGAGCTGATATTAACTTCTTGGTTAGTGATACCGGAGCAACGAGTAGCTCATTACAATCCATGTCATTAGTAATAAACCCGACGCGTCCTCACACTGATATCAACGAATTAAACAATATATATCCTCTTAACAATGTTACTCCTCCTAGTGTATCTGCCGCCTATTTTTCTATTCCAAATGGTGCTAACACTCTTATCAGTGAATCTGTAGGCAAAAGGCACTACATTTTTGACTCGAATAACCTTGTGGAATATTGCTTTGCGAATAGTAATTTACTAACTCGTAATGGTGTCACAATAAGCGATCGAGTTATGAGTGAGAATAGTACCCTGAGTTATCAGCCTGCGGATGTTCAGAGTAATGGTGTTGTTGAGTTGATTCTCGAGTTTGCAGAAAATAATGAGTCCACAGTGTTTGAGCAAGAGATACAGGTGATAAATGTCCCGTAA
- a CDS encoding tetratricopeptide repeat protein, whose protein sequence is MSVINNALSELAKKKSVTSIEAAVVPKVKTRSPLVWLVAGFTLSLAMGGWAISQGPTVEHSISTRDAQVQVSVVESSGEMQDVVTQTLSSPTKKLVTLDLTPHSAENTVAANNVQAKPPTRLSTSKTTTPNVTLKPLSTAKATNTDIPKPIYVASVAKKDPAPISNEKESSDSSENSEMLIEQVELTPEQLSVNAQGRAQKALDANDLTGALKGYTEALRYTPRNEEVRQKLAILYFGKGDTRKAYELFQSGIKLNINSEKLRLGLSKLLVKANQAEAALSPLIHMPPNPTQDYLAMRAALSQKSQQEDIALESYQKLVEVDSDNARWWLGLAIQQERQLDFSAAKESYQGALTRVGISSQSQNFVRDRLNIIKALEESGDAN, encoded by the coding sequence ATGAGCGTCATAAATAACGCCTTGTCTGAATTGGCAAAGAAAAAGTCAGTGACTTCGATTGAAGCGGCAGTGGTGCCTAAAGTGAAAACACGCTCCCCATTGGTTTGGTTGGTGGCTGGTTTCACTCTGAGCTTAGCGATGGGCGGTTGGGCAATATCACAAGGCCCAACCGTTGAACATTCAATCTCAACTCGAGATGCTCAAGTCCAGGTCTCTGTCGTAGAGAGTTCTGGAGAAATGCAGGATGTTGTCACTCAAACACTCTCATCGCCAACCAAGAAATTAGTGACGCTAGATTTAACGCCCCATTCAGCAGAAAACACAGTAGCGGCCAATAACGTTCAAGCTAAGCCACCGACAAGGTTGAGTACTTCTAAAACGACAACCCCTAACGTTACGCTTAAACCGTTAAGCACGGCTAAAGCGACTAATACTGACATTCCAAAGCCGATTTACGTTGCTAGCGTGGCAAAAAAAGATCCGGCTCCTATCTCTAATGAGAAAGAATCTTCTGACAGTTCAGAAAATAGCGAAATGTTGATTGAGCAGGTAGAGCTAACGCCTGAGCAATTATCAGTGAATGCACAAGGGCGAGCTCAGAAAGCACTTGATGCGAATGATCTTACTGGTGCTTTGAAAGGTTACACCGAAGCCTTGCGTTATACGCCACGAAATGAAGAGGTTCGCCAGAAACTCGCGATTCTCTATTTTGGCAAGGGTGACACTCGCAAAGCCTACGAGCTGTTTCAATCTGGTATCAAACTTAATATCAACAGCGAAAAGCTACGGTTGGGCTTATCTAAACTGCTGGTTAAAGCTAACCAAGCAGAAGCGGCTTTAAGCCCGTTAATCCACATGCCACCAAATCCTACTCAAGATTATTTGGCAATGCGTGCTGCATTGAGTCAAAAATCTCAGCAAGAAGACATCGCGCTCGAGAGTTATCAAAAGTTAGTCGAGGTTGATTCAGATAATGCTCGCTGGTGGCTTGGCCTTGCGATTCAACAAGAGCGTCAACTTGATTTTTCTGCTGCAAAAGAGTCATACCAAGGTGCCTTAACCAGAGTTGGAATCTCATCTCAATCGCAAAACTTTGTGCGTGACCGCTTAAACATAATCAAAGCTTTAGAGGAGAGTGGCGATGCAAATTAG
- a CDS encoding type II secretion system protein: protein MKRQGGFTLIELVVVIVILGILAVTAAPRFLNLQDDARESSLQGLKGAIDSAAGIVYGKAAVEGVESQEYTATPAPAVEGITTSFGYPTADVDGIGAAVVGLSTDWSVTASTANTSITYSFVGTNANAAACIVTYTQATGTTAASAATTTVILGSAADGCGGN, encoded by the coding sequence ATGAAAAGACAAGGCGGTTTCACCCTAATCGAACTAGTGGTTGTAATTGTTATTCTGGGTATTCTTGCTGTAACTGCGGCACCACGTTTCCTAAACTTGCAAGATGATGCTCGTGAGTCTTCGCTTCAAGGCCTGAAGGGAGCAATTGATAGTGCTGCTGGTATCGTTTATGGCAAAGCTGCTGTAGAGGGAGTTGAGTCTCAAGAGTACACAGCAACCCCAGCTCCTGCAGTAGAAGGGATTACAACTTCTTTTGGTTACCCAACAGCGGACGTTGATGGTATTGGTGCTGCTGTTGTTGGCTTATCTACAGACTGGTCTGTAACGGCTAGTACTGCAAATACCAGCATTACATACTCATTTGTAGGCACTAATGCGAACGCAGCGGCATGTATTGTTACTTATACGCAAGCTACTGGTACAACAGCTGCAAGTGCTGCAACTACTACAGTAATTTTAGGCTCAGCAGCTGATGGTTGCGGTGGTAATTAG
- a CDS encoding type II secretion system protein: MNTKPNKGFTLVELIVVILLLAIISATAFSRFGGRQVYELYALQEQASSVIRQIQLNRMQSNMNMSVSGAESLRLVAANNCIGAQSACDNTSETRSDVISSDDYNFSSIPASSYTSPIEFNLLGNPENTASSGVQITISSNNSSDRAWVCINSQGFVYPSNQECP, from the coding sequence ATGAATACAAAGCCAAACAAAGGTTTCACTTTAGTTGAATTGATTGTGGTGATTCTTTTACTTGCTATTATTTCAGCGACAGCTTTTAGTCGGTTTGGTGGTCGTCAAGTTTACGAATTGTATGCTCTTCAAGAACAGGCATCTTCTGTCATTCGACAAATTCAGCTCAATAGAATGCAATCTAACATGAACATGTCTGTGTCAGGTGCTGAAAGCTTACGTTTAGTGGCAGCGAACAATTGCATCGGTGCACAATCTGCTTGTGACAACACATCTGAAACAAGAAGTGATGTTATTTCTAGTGATGATTATAATTTCTCGTCTATACCTGCCTCTAGCTACACTTCTCCAATTGAATTCAACCTTTTAGGTAACCCTGAAAATACCGCCTCATCTGGTGTTCAAATTACCATCTCATCCAATAATAGTTCCGACAGAGCTTGGGTTTGTATCAATTCTCAAGGTTTTGTTTATCCAAGTAATCAGGAATGCCCATGA
- a CDS encoding type II secretion system F family protein gives MPTYRYVGRSSDGSQVTGQLDANNEDLAAESLMSKGIIPTSIKLGKSGGSVLDMDVSSLFSPNVPLEVLVLFCRQLYSLTKAGVPLLRSMKGLTQNCENKQLKAALEEVVAELTNGRGLAASMQMHPKVFSPLFVSMIGVGENTGRLDQALLQLAGYYEQEVETRKRIKTAMRYPTFVISFILVAMFILNIKVIPQFSSMFARFGVDLPLPTRILIGMSEFFVNYWGLMLAVIFGLIFAFKAWVKTDKGLEKWDRLRLKIPVIGGVVNRALLSRFSRTFALMLKAGVPLNQSLSLSAEALDNRFLELRVQAMKAAIEAGSTVSSTAINSEIFTPLVIQMISVGEETGRIDELLLEVSDFYDREVDYDLKTLTARIEPILLVVVAGMVLILALGIFLPMWGMLDAIKG, from the coding sequence ATGCCAACGTATCGTTATGTAGGTCGCAGTTCTGATGGCAGTCAAGTGACTGGTCAGTTGGATGCGAATAACGAAGATCTTGCCGCAGAAAGTTTGATGAGTAAGGGGATTATTCCCACCTCAATCAAGCTGGGTAAAAGTGGTGGTTCAGTCTTGGATATGGATGTATCTAGCCTGTTTTCCCCCAATGTTCCGCTTGAAGTCTTGGTTCTGTTTTGTCGACAGTTATACAGCCTAACCAAGGCAGGCGTACCACTATTAAGGTCGATGAAAGGTCTGACTCAAAATTGTGAAAATAAGCAGCTGAAAGCAGCGCTAGAAGAAGTGGTTGCTGAGCTAACCAATGGCCGTGGATTAGCAGCATCGATGCAGATGCATCCCAAGGTATTTAGCCCGCTGTTTGTCTCTATGATTGGGGTTGGTGAAAATACCGGTCGCTTAGACCAAGCTTTGCTGCAATTGGCTGGATACTATGAGCAAGAAGTAGAGACTCGCAAACGAATCAAGACTGCGATGCGTTATCCAACCTTTGTGATTAGCTTTATTTTGGTCGCGATGTTCATTCTCAATATTAAGGTTATTCCACAGTTCTCTAGTATGTTTGCGCGCTTTGGTGTCGACCTGCCGCTCCCAACTCGTATCTTAATTGGCATGTCGGAGTTCTTTGTTAATTACTGGGGCTTAATGCTCGCGGTTATCTTTGGTCTTATTTTTGCTTTCAAAGCATGGGTTAAGACAGACAAAGGATTGGAAAAGTGGGACAGGTTACGCTTAAAAATACCTGTGATTGGTGGGGTAGTGAATCGAGCGCTACTTTCGCGTTTTTCACGTACATTCGCCTTGATGCTAAAAGCCGGAGTACCACTGAACCAATCGCTGTCGTTGTCTGCGGAAGCGTTGGATAACCGATTCCTTGAGTTGAGAGTACAAGCTATGAAAGCCGCAATAGAAGCCGGTAGTACGGTTTCTTCAACAGCGATCAATAGCGAAATTTTCACCCCTCTGGTGATACAAATGATTTCGGTGGGTGAAGAAACCGGTCGTATTGATGAGTTGCTACTTGAGGTATCCGATTTTTATGATCGAGAAGTCGATTATGACTTAAAGACCTTAACCGCAAGGATCGAACCTATTTTATTGGTGGTTGTGGCTGGTATGGTGCTGATCTTAGCTCTGGGTATTTTCCTACCTATGTGGGGAATGCTGGATGCAATCAAAGGCTAG
- a CDS encoding MSHA biogenesis protein MshF, giving the protein MLNNLQRSRFVIWSVVILFLIVGVLSAFKTVEEEATNTALIVASKRILEQANLFKQQYLLSVAKQDNGSEHPKSYSRTGWIMPIQGDERDCHYWLEELYPQESILGLSSPSVEDKSDNIQFHCRYHYSDKYQIDILLKKERFSVKANILAL; this is encoded by the coding sequence ATGCTAAATAACCTACAACGCTCACGTTTTGTTATTTGGAGTGTCGTTATTCTTTTTCTTATCGTGGGTGTGCTCTCTGCCTTTAAAACGGTAGAAGAAGAAGCGACTAATACGGCATTGATCGTCGCGAGCAAGCGGATTTTAGAGCAAGCAAATTTGTTCAAACAACAGTATTTGTTATCGGTTGCTAAGCAAGACAATGGCTCGGAACATCCTAAAAGTTATAGCCGAACAGGCTGGATAATGCCGATTCAAGGAGATGAGCGAGACTGTCATTATTGGCTTGAGGAATTGTACCCTCAAGAGAGCATTTTAGGGCTCAGTTCACCGAGTGTTGAAGATAAAAGTGATAACATACAGTTTCATTGTCGCTATCATTATAGTGATAAGTATCAGATAGATATATTGCTCAAAAAAGAAAGGTTTAGTGTGAAAGCCAATATTTTGGCTTTGTGA
- a CDS encoding type IV pilus modification PilV family protein produces the protein MKYVNSGFTLIESIIVIVLLGFAMLAFSTFLAPQSALSGQVNYSNRASALGQSIMTDLLARDYGSVSSGTPIELGSTYTNFDVALIVTNDTPTTSMQKFTLTITASNNPPITLVAFKGEY, from the coding sequence ATGAAGTACGTAAATAGTGGCTTTACGCTTATTGAGTCGATCATTGTTATTGTACTACTTGGTTTTGCAATGCTCGCATTTTCTACTTTTCTCGCACCACAATCCGCACTTTCTGGGCAAGTGAATTATTCCAACCGAGCCTCAGCATTAGGTCAAAGCATTATGACAGATCTTCTCGCTCGTGATTACGGGTCAGTAAGCTCTGGAACACCTATAGAGCTTGGCAGTACTTACACTAATTTTGATGTGGCGTTGATAGTTACCAACGATACACCGACCACGTCGATGCAGAAATTTACGCTAACAATTACCGCGAGCAATAATCCCCCTATCACTTTAGTCGCCTTTAAAGGGGAGTATTAA